The Desulfatibacillum aliphaticivorans DSM 15576 genome has a segment encoding these proteins:
- a CDS encoding sigma-54-dependent transcriptional regulator gives MPEPKAKILVIDDEEAICRNCEKILTRSNYEIKWALNGYKAMEMMYKEAFDLVITDLKMNSMGGLEVLSRVKDEWPQTQVVVITGYASVSSAVEVMKTGAFDYLPKPFTPDELRGAVRQALAPEELFNNAKPDVKKISRKITTHQLVGDSPQMQGVIRMLAKAAPTDTNVLIYGESGTGKEVIARAIHANSRRKGEVFFAVDCGALAENLLQSELFGHTKGAFTGAVKDKKGIFELADGGTVFLDEVSSISMSIQSNLLRFLETREVLPVGGTAPVKVDVRLVFATNQDLKEMVSQGKLREDFYYRIMVYPIFTPPLRERRADILPIAYHFLDLFSHSMSKDIRSFSPDAAEILLDHSWPGNVRQLRNAIERAVILCEGRTITARELEHLQDKPGEEHHQAAYTITHDYQVPANAEELKEAKKIIRQLAVEQVERDFLTQALENADGNITRAAEQVGMQRSNFSNLMKKHGVRAVKK, from the coding sequence ATGCCTGAGCCCAAGGCCAAAATCCTTGTCATAGACGATGAAGAGGCCATCTGCAGGAATTGCGAAAAAATCCTCACCCGCAGCAATTACGAGATCAAGTGGGCCCTGAACGGGTACAAGGCCATGGAGATGATGTACAAGGAGGCCTTTGACCTTGTCATCACGGACCTTAAAATGAATTCCATGGGCGGCCTGGAAGTCCTCTCCCGGGTCAAGGATGAATGGCCCCAGACCCAGGTCGTCGTCATTACGGGATACGCCTCAGTGTCCTCGGCCGTGGAGGTCATGAAAACAGGCGCTTTTGACTACCTGCCCAAACCCTTCACCCCGGACGAATTGCGGGGCGCCGTGCGCCAGGCCCTGGCGCCTGAAGAGCTTTTCAACAATGCCAAGCCCGACGTTAAAAAAATCTCCCGAAAAATTACCACCCACCAGCTTGTGGGGGACAGCCCTCAGATGCAGGGCGTCATCCGCATGCTCGCCAAGGCGGCCCCGACGGATACCAACGTGCTTATTTACGGGGAGTCGGGCACGGGCAAGGAAGTGATCGCCAGGGCCATCCATGCCAACAGCCGACGCAAGGGCGAGGTCTTTTTTGCTGTGGACTGCGGCGCCCTGGCTGAAAATCTCCTGCAAAGCGAGCTTTTCGGGCACACCAAGGGGGCGTTCACTGGTGCGGTCAAGGATAAAAAGGGCATATTCGAATTGGCGGACGGAGGCACGGTCTTCCTGGATGAGGTGAGCAGCATCAGCATGTCCATTCAAAGCAACCTGCTCCGGTTTTTGGAAACCAGGGAGGTGCTGCCCGTAGGCGGAACCGCGCCGGTCAAGGTGGACGTGCGTCTGGTCTTCGCCACCAACCAGGACCTTAAGGAGATGGTGAGCCAGGGGAAATTGCGGGAGGATTTTTACTACCGCATCATGGTGTATCCCATTTTCACCCCCCCGCTCAGGGAGCGCAGGGCCGACATCCTGCCCATCGCCTACCATTTTCTGGACTTGTTCTCCCATTCCATGAGCAAGGATATTCGCAGCTTTTCCCCGGACGCCGCGGAAATCCTCCTGGATCATTCCTGGCCCGGGAACGTGCGCCAGCTTCGCAACGCCATAGAAAGAGCGGTGATCCTGTGCGAAGGCCGCACCATAACAGCCAGGGAACTGGAGCATCTCCAGGACAAGCCGGGAGAGGAGCATCACCAGGCCGCGTACACCATCACCCACGATTATCAGGTTCCCGCAAACGCCGAAGAGCTTAAAGAAGCGAAAAAGATCATCCGGCAATTGGCGGTGGAGCAGGTGGAGCGGGATTTTTTGACCCAAGCCCTG